CCGGAGGGAAAAAGCTGGCCGCCGGGGTATAAGGGGCTAACCTGATATATTTAGGATTGATGCCGAGCAGGATATGGGTCATTGTGGTATTACCGGCGATGGTCACATGCCCGATGTCTGCCGCCCTGACCTGGCTCCGGGCCGAAAGATCGTCGATAACCTGATTGATAGTAGCCACCACAGCCTGCTGCAGCTTTTTAAGACCGCCCGGTTTCAGACAGTAGGAGATGCGGGTAATAACATCTGCTCCGTAGTCCACCTGTCCGTTGTAGGCCATACCTTCGGTAATGACCTCACCCCGGCTCAGATCCAGCAGCTGCCCGCAGACGGTAGTCGTCCCGATGTCAAACGCCAGTGAGAAGTACCTCTGGCTGGTGTTTCCCGGTTCTATGTTTATTATCGTGGGCTTACGCTTATCGGCTTTCGTCTTGACCGCCTTGACCAGAGTTGTCGCAGTAACATGGTAGTTTTTCTTGCGCAGAACCGAAGGCAGTTTCCTTACCACATCAAGGGCTACTCCGGTATGATTAAGGCTGCACTGCTTCTTTAAGCCTCTCAACAAACGGGACAGGTCCGAGGTATTATCCGCCGAGGTCGGTGGCGGCAGTTCAAGATAACACTTGCTTAGGGGCGGATTAAATCTCCAACCGGTAGCGATCGCCTCAGCAGGCCCTACTCTACCCCCCGTCATCTTTACTTCCCGGTTTACTACCGCGGTCTCCAGCCTTGACTCTACCGGAACATTAACAATCAAATCGGTGAGCACCCTGCTCCGGCAAGCCTGCCGGATACCCTGCTGCCACTCTTCCGGAGAGAGCTTCTCACTACGACTACTCTCCACCTCACCGCTTTCAATCCGTACCTTACAGGTGCCACAGACACCGGCTCCTCCGCAAGAGGCGATGACACGCACGCCGGCATCAACAGCCGTCTGGAGCAGGTTAGCCCCCCTCTCCACGACAATGCTAACATTATCGGGCTCAAAACGAACCTTTACCTTCTTGTAAGCACTACCTTCCTTCATCTAACTCCGATGTTATACTGCCATAAAGCAGTCCTAAATTCCTTTCACAGGATATACAACCTGTAATCTGCTCGCCCACCATATAGATCCAATTTAGCCAATGACTACTGCTATCATGGTATGAGACTAGGCAAGATTACTGGTTAGAGGTTAATTCATGCTGGGAAAT
This genomic stretch from Dehalococcoidales bacterium harbors:
- a CDS encoding ASKHA domain-containing protein produces the protein MKEGSAYKKVKVRFEPDNVSIVVERGANLLQTAVDAGVRVIASCGGAGVCGTCKVRIESGEVESSRSEKLSPEEWQQGIRQACRSRVLTDLIVNVPVESRLETAVVNREVKMTGGRVGPAEAIATGWRFNPPLSKCYLELPPPTSADNTSDLSRLLRGLKKQCSLNHTGVALDVVRKLPSVLRKKNYHVTATTLVKAVKTKADKRKPTIINIEPGNTSQRYFSLAFDIGTTTVCGQLLDLSRGEVITEGMAYNGQVDYGADVITRISYCLKPGGLKKLQQAVVATINQVIDDLSARSQVRAADIGHVTIAGNTTMTHILLGINPKYIRLAPYTPAASFFPPVKARSLGINAAKHVHIFVFPSVASYVGGDIVSGVVAAGIHQRERLTLYMDIGTNGEIVIGNSEWMVTAACSAGPAFEGGGIKHGMIATSGAIEDFAISLADLEPEVHTIGGVKPKGICGSGLLNIVAGLLEAGVIGRNGKFNTDLVTDRIRKGSDGYEYVLSRAIENQTGRDIVITEVDIDNLIRAKAAMYAGCQTLTGSVGITCADLEQIIIAGAFGSHIDIEKSITIGLLPDIPRDRFIFVGNGSLNGSRLVSYSTDLLDDARRVAMMMTSLELGESPDFMHHYVAALFLPHTNADEFPNVSKRLSGLAGGKTRGRLTV